A genomic window from Astatotilapia calliptera chromosome 12, fAstCal1.2, whole genome shotgun sequence includes:
- the malt1 gene encoding mucosa-associated lymphoid tissue lymphoma translocation protein 1 isoform X1 codes for MSDSLERSTKINSLKEPVVKRLCEVLDKSSTKGWRKLGEIVGNDRRFKVSSDDMEMCSLKVLELEGSPSLMLLRLMGERGCTTGHLMDYLQTLGNSEALQCLKPPALQILIQPQSVSIICGHNLRLSCHAVGKSPVQYQWFKSKEEVPNSFSPDLVISPVQMKDAGFYICRVNCGDAFEFSHWAQVDVLNVTLCYGQSYHFLDGRQKVVIQPQSQRLHVGEDLQLECGAVGRPIPRYQWHRNGVPIPNSTKRKLMIPHVMQEQQGRYRCEISSSSERMWTNEVDVVIAPRISVQISGAMECSEDDIYAIGEGSNEFFLNSIPEQLYATDKVALLIGNLSYQNHPQLKAPMVDVYDLTNLLRQLNFKVVSLLDLTESEMRNAVDEFLLLLHKGVYGLLYYAGHGYENYGNSFMVPVDAPNPYRSANCLCVQSILKLMQEKETDLNVFLLDMCRKRNIHDDSTSNVVLRVTANIVFGYATCQDAEAFELSSTGFTNGVFVKFLKKRLLDDEKITVVLDRVAEDMGQFDATKGKQALEIRSSLSERRALTDPILPGDSADLAHAHSRQWAKAHELPESMCLNFDCGAQIKLGFAAEFSNVLVIYTHIVKKPTDMSFCQAHVTDFSQDLDVDPKLMNRETPEETGIYLLSSSLPQHCLYTRLSSLQKLREELVFTVCLQGTFTAMDDDHPIHWTKSVNIGKPLIARLDLHRAMRRNSCLQTCLMPHSPSHSPCHSPGPEHRHHLYHGSHQAQDYNRLSPQHRYLDIGEHLQGAVGGCGDIYYENLSQCRYDPPYTSGGLSSSPGRLSIPIETTDDINELQTVFINSLQLQPQ; via the exons ATGTCGGACTCTTTGGAACGGTCCACGAAGATCAACTCGTTGAAGGAGCCGGTTGTGAAGAGGCTGTGTGAGGTGCTGGACAAATCCAGCACTAAAGGATGGCGAAAACTTGGAGAGATTGTTGGCAATGATAGACGGTTTAAAGTCAG CTCGGACGACATGGAGATGTGCTCGCTGAAGGTGCTGGAGCTGGAGGGAAGCCCGAGTCTCATGCTGCTGAGGCTGATGGGAGAGCGAGGCTGCACCACAGGCCATCTGATGGACTACCTCCAAACTTTAGGCAACTCAGAGGCTCTGCAGTGCCTGAAACCGCCAG CCCTCCAGATCCTCATTCAGCCCCAGTCTGTATCCATTATATGTGGCCACAATCTGCGGCTCAGCTGCCATGCTGTGGGCAAGTCTCCAGTACAGTACCAGTGGTTCAAATCTAAGGAAGAG GTTCCAAACAGCTTCTCCCCAGACTTGGTAATAAGTCCAGTCCAGATGAAGGATGCTGGTTTTTACATCTGCAGAGTCAACTGTGGAGATGCCTTTGAGTTCAGCCACTGGGCTCAGGTGGATGTCCTGAATGTCACCTTGTGTTACG GGCAGAGTTATCACTTTTTAGATGGTCGACAAAAGGTGGTGATCCAGCCTCAGTCCCAGCGGCTACATGTTGGGGAAGATTTGCAGCTGGAATGCGGAGCCGTGGGACGGCCGATTCCTCGATACCAGTGGCACAGAAATGGAGTCCCAATTCCGAATTCTACAAAGAGGAAACTCATG ATTCCTCACGTGATGCAGGAACAACAAGGCAGGTATCGCTGTGAgatcagcagcagctctgagagAATGTGGACCAATGAAGTTGATGTTGTGATAG CACCAAGGATATCAGTCCAGATTTCAGGGGCAATGGAGTGCTCTGAAG atGACATTTACGCCATTGGAGAAG gtTCCAATGAATTCTTCCTAAACAGTATTCCTGAACAACTTTATG CAACTGACAAAGTGGCCCTGCTGATCGGAAACCTGTCTTACCAGAACCACCCGCAGCTTAAAGCTCCAATGGTGGATGTTTATGATCTCACTAACCTCCTGCGGCAGCTAAACTTCAAGGTGGTTTCGCTACTAGACCTCACAGAGTCAGAGATGAGAAATGCTGTAGATGAGTTTCTACTGCTGCTTCACAAAGGAGTCTATG GTCTGCTGTACTATGCTGGTCACGGATATGAAAACTATGGAAACAGTTTCATGGTGCCAGTAGATGCTCCAAATCCGTACCGCTCAGccaactgtttgtgtgtgcagagcATCCTTAAACTGATGCAGGAAAAGGAGACGGACCTCAATGTTTTTCTGCTGGACATGTGCAGGAAGAG gAATATTCACGATGACAGCACTTCAAACGTCGTCCTGAGGGTTACCGCCAACATTGTCTTTGGATATGCTAC GTGCCAAGATGCAGAGGCCTTTGAGCTGAGCTCCACCGGCTTCACCAACGGTGTGTTTGTCAAGTTTCTGAAGAAGCGCCTGCTGGATGACGAGAAGATCACTGTGGTGCTGGACAGAGTCGCCGAGG ATATGGGCCAGTTTGACGCTACAAAGGGGAAGCAGGCTCTGGAGATCCGCAGCAGTCTGTCGGAGAGGAGAGCGCTGACGGATCCTATTTTGCCCGGAGACAGCGCTGATCTCGCTCATGCCCACAGCCGACAGTGGGCAAAAGCTCACG AACTTCCTGAGAGTATGTGTCTCAACTTTGACTGCGGCGCTCAGATTAAGTTGGGCTTCGCTGCGGAGTTCTCCAATGTGCTCGTGATTTACACTCACATCGTTAAGAAACCTACAGACATGTCCTTCTGTCAAGCACACGTCACTGACTTCTCACAG GACCTTGATGTGGATCCTAAATTGATGAATAGAGAAACTCCAGAGGAGACAGGGATCTACCTCCTGTCCAGCAGTCTGCCGCAACACTGTCTCTACACCAGACTCAGCTCACTGCAGAAGCTTAGG GAGGAGCTGGTCTTCACCGTGTGCCTTCAGGGAACCTTCACTGCTATGGACGACGATCATCCGATCCACTGGACGAAAAGCGTCAACATTGGAAAGCCGCTGATAGCCCGACTGGATCTCCACCGGGCCATGCGGCGAAACAGCTGCCTGCAGACCTGCCTGATGCCCCACAGTCCATCCCACAGCCCCTGTCACAGCCCTGGACCCGAACACCGCCACCACCTCTATCACGGGTCACACCAGGCCCAGGACTACAACCGCCTCTCCCCGCAGCATCGCTATTTGGACATCGGTGAGCATCTGCAGGGCGCAGTTGGAGGCTGCGGGGATATCTACTATGAAAATCTCAGCCAGTGTCGCTATGACCCACCGTACACCTCCGGTGGGCTTTCGAGCTCACCAGGCAGGCTCAGCATTCCCATAGAGACCACAGACGACATCAACGAGCTGCAGACTGTGTTCATCAACAGTCTGCAGCTACAGCCACAGTGA
- the malt1 gene encoding mucosa-associated lymphoid tissue lymphoma translocation protein 1 isoform X2, with protein sequence MSDSLERSTKINSLKEPVVKRLCEVLDKSSTKGWRKLGEIVGNDRRFKVSSDDMEMCSLKVLELEGSPSLMLLRLMGERGCTTGHLMDYLQTLGNSEALQCLKPPALQILIQPQSVSIICGHNLRLSCHAVGKSPVQYQWFKSKEEVPNSFSPDLVISPVQMKDAGFYICRVNCGDAFEFSHWAQVDVLNVTLCYGQSYHFLDGRQKVVIQPQSQRLHVGEDLQLECGAVGRPIPRYQWHRNGVPIPNSTKRKLMIPHVMQEQQGRYRCEISSSSERMWTNEVDVVIDDIYAIGEGSNEFFLNSIPEQLYATDKVALLIGNLSYQNHPQLKAPMVDVYDLTNLLRQLNFKVVSLLDLTESEMRNAVDEFLLLLHKGVYGLLYYAGHGYENYGNSFMVPVDAPNPYRSANCLCVQSILKLMQEKETDLNVFLLDMCRKRNIHDDSTSNVVLRVTANIVFGYATCQDAEAFELSSTGFTNGVFVKFLKKRLLDDEKITVVLDRVAEDMGQFDATKGKQALEIRSSLSERRALTDPILPGDSADLAHAHSRQWAKAHELPESMCLNFDCGAQIKLGFAAEFSNVLVIYTHIVKKPTDMSFCQAHVTDFSQDLDVDPKLMNRETPEETGIYLLSSSLPQHCLYTRLSSLQKLREELVFTVCLQGTFTAMDDDHPIHWTKSVNIGKPLIARLDLHRAMRRNSCLQTCLMPHSPSHSPCHSPGPEHRHHLYHGSHQAQDYNRLSPQHRYLDIGEHLQGAVGGCGDIYYENLSQCRYDPPYTSGGLSSSPGRLSIPIETTDDINELQTVFINSLQLQPQ encoded by the exons ATGTCGGACTCTTTGGAACGGTCCACGAAGATCAACTCGTTGAAGGAGCCGGTTGTGAAGAGGCTGTGTGAGGTGCTGGACAAATCCAGCACTAAAGGATGGCGAAAACTTGGAGAGATTGTTGGCAATGATAGACGGTTTAAAGTCAG CTCGGACGACATGGAGATGTGCTCGCTGAAGGTGCTGGAGCTGGAGGGAAGCCCGAGTCTCATGCTGCTGAGGCTGATGGGAGAGCGAGGCTGCACCACAGGCCATCTGATGGACTACCTCCAAACTTTAGGCAACTCAGAGGCTCTGCAGTGCCTGAAACCGCCAG CCCTCCAGATCCTCATTCAGCCCCAGTCTGTATCCATTATATGTGGCCACAATCTGCGGCTCAGCTGCCATGCTGTGGGCAAGTCTCCAGTACAGTACCAGTGGTTCAAATCTAAGGAAGAG GTTCCAAACAGCTTCTCCCCAGACTTGGTAATAAGTCCAGTCCAGATGAAGGATGCTGGTTTTTACATCTGCAGAGTCAACTGTGGAGATGCCTTTGAGTTCAGCCACTGGGCTCAGGTGGATGTCCTGAATGTCACCTTGTGTTACG GGCAGAGTTATCACTTTTTAGATGGTCGACAAAAGGTGGTGATCCAGCCTCAGTCCCAGCGGCTACATGTTGGGGAAGATTTGCAGCTGGAATGCGGAGCCGTGGGACGGCCGATTCCTCGATACCAGTGGCACAGAAATGGAGTCCCAATTCCGAATTCTACAAAGAGGAAACTCATG ATTCCTCACGTGATGCAGGAACAACAAGGCAGGTATCGCTGTGAgatcagcagcagctctgagagAATGTGGACCAATGAAGTTGATGTTGTGATAG atGACATTTACGCCATTGGAGAAG gtTCCAATGAATTCTTCCTAAACAGTATTCCTGAACAACTTTATG CAACTGACAAAGTGGCCCTGCTGATCGGAAACCTGTCTTACCAGAACCACCCGCAGCTTAAAGCTCCAATGGTGGATGTTTATGATCTCACTAACCTCCTGCGGCAGCTAAACTTCAAGGTGGTTTCGCTACTAGACCTCACAGAGTCAGAGATGAGAAATGCTGTAGATGAGTTTCTACTGCTGCTTCACAAAGGAGTCTATG GTCTGCTGTACTATGCTGGTCACGGATATGAAAACTATGGAAACAGTTTCATGGTGCCAGTAGATGCTCCAAATCCGTACCGCTCAGccaactgtttgtgtgtgcagagcATCCTTAAACTGATGCAGGAAAAGGAGACGGACCTCAATGTTTTTCTGCTGGACATGTGCAGGAAGAG gAATATTCACGATGACAGCACTTCAAACGTCGTCCTGAGGGTTACCGCCAACATTGTCTTTGGATATGCTAC GTGCCAAGATGCAGAGGCCTTTGAGCTGAGCTCCACCGGCTTCACCAACGGTGTGTTTGTCAAGTTTCTGAAGAAGCGCCTGCTGGATGACGAGAAGATCACTGTGGTGCTGGACAGAGTCGCCGAGG ATATGGGCCAGTTTGACGCTACAAAGGGGAAGCAGGCTCTGGAGATCCGCAGCAGTCTGTCGGAGAGGAGAGCGCTGACGGATCCTATTTTGCCCGGAGACAGCGCTGATCTCGCTCATGCCCACAGCCGACAGTGGGCAAAAGCTCACG AACTTCCTGAGAGTATGTGTCTCAACTTTGACTGCGGCGCTCAGATTAAGTTGGGCTTCGCTGCGGAGTTCTCCAATGTGCTCGTGATTTACACTCACATCGTTAAGAAACCTACAGACATGTCCTTCTGTCAAGCACACGTCACTGACTTCTCACAG GACCTTGATGTGGATCCTAAATTGATGAATAGAGAAACTCCAGAGGAGACAGGGATCTACCTCCTGTCCAGCAGTCTGCCGCAACACTGTCTCTACACCAGACTCAGCTCACTGCAGAAGCTTAGG GAGGAGCTGGTCTTCACCGTGTGCCTTCAGGGAACCTTCACTGCTATGGACGACGATCATCCGATCCACTGGACGAAAAGCGTCAACATTGGAAAGCCGCTGATAGCCCGACTGGATCTCCACCGGGCCATGCGGCGAAACAGCTGCCTGCAGACCTGCCTGATGCCCCACAGTCCATCCCACAGCCCCTGTCACAGCCCTGGACCCGAACACCGCCACCACCTCTATCACGGGTCACACCAGGCCCAGGACTACAACCGCCTCTCCCCGCAGCATCGCTATTTGGACATCGGTGAGCATCTGCAGGGCGCAGTTGGAGGCTGCGGGGATATCTACTATGAAAATCTCAGCCAGTGTCGCTATGACCCACCGTACACCTCCGGTGGGCTTTCGAGCTCACCAGGCAGGCTCAGCATTCCCATAGAGACCACAGACGACATCAACGAGCTGCAGACTGTGTTCATCAACAGTCTGCAGCTACAGCCACAGTGA